A window of Mucilaginibacter paludis DSM 18603 contains these coding sequences:
- a CDS encoding arylsulfatase — translation MKTTYSTSYKAAVLGLLLVWGLNASAQQNIPPSTPETYKGVVKKTLAESKEWWPKPQHAPAGAANIVWILLDDVGFGASATFGGLISTPNFDTLANGGLRYINFHTAGICAPTRSSLLTGRNHHYVHMGNFAHASTAAGFPGYDGRIPADKGTIAEALRYNGYSTFAVGKWGVTPDEDTTDVGPFDRWPTGKGFDHHFGFLESATDQYHPPHLVEDNFHVKPDGRNLNEQITDKAIAYIDRAYKAAPDKPFFLYYAPGATHAPHQVAKEWSDLYKGKFDKGWDVYRQEVFANQKKLGYIPAYAQLPERNERVKAWNSLPADQQKLYARFMEVYAGYLTYIDHQVGRVIAHLKQSGQFDNTLVFVMIGDNGASKEGTYSGVIKPSNSPLTNTEEQYIKNNEAELEKIGTPEASTNYPLGWAQAANTPFKQWKSDADAEGGTHNPLIIYYPKLIKEKGTIRTQYGHVSDIFPTTIEAAGLKLPEYIKGIKQDTLQGKSLFSSFNNAKAASLHTTQYYYIFTSRSIYKDGWKAEAAHRPDNLDLLIYPGLKTSGPPDYDKDVWKLYNLNEDFNERIDLAKKYPEKLKELKAAFEAEAWKNHIYPFIDRDDVNNKRIHHLENNQN, via the coding sequence ATGAAAACTACTTACAGCACATCATATAAAGCCGCGGTTTTAGGACTATTGTTGGTTTGGGGATTGAATGCGAGCGCACAGCAGAATATTCCGCCGTCAACACCCGAAACTTATAAGGGCGTGGTTAAAAAAACACTGGCCGAATCGAAAGAATGGTGGCCCAAGCCGCAACATGCCCCGGCAGGCGCGGCCAACATTGTATGGATATTGCTTGACGATGTGGGCTTTGGCGCTTCGGCCACATTTGGCGGCCTCATCAGTACCCCTAATTTTGATACGCTGGCCAATGGCGGTTTGCGGTATATCAATTTCCATACAGCCGGTATTTGCGCGCCAACACGGTCGTCGTTATTAACGGGCCGCAACCATCATTATGTGCACATGGGTAATTTCGCCCATGCCAGTACCGCTGCGGGTTTCCCAGGGTATGATGGCCGTATCCCGGCCGATAAGGGCACCATTGCCGAAGCTTTACGCTACAACGGCTACAGCACATTTGCCGTAGGGAAGTGGGGCGTAACGCCAGATGAGGATACCACCGATGTTGGGCCGTTTGACCGCTGGCCAACCGGTAAGGGCTTTGACCATCACTTCGGTTTCCTCGAATCGGCAACAGATCAATACCATCCGCCGCATTTGGTTGAGGATAATTTTCACGTTAAACCCGATGGCCGCAACCTGAACGAGCAGATTACCGATAAGGCTATCGCTTATATCGACCGAGCGTATAAAGCCGCGCCCGATAAACCTTTCTTTTTATACTATGCCCCCGGTGCAACCCATGCGCCGCACCAGGTTGCCAAAGAGTGGAGCGACCTGTACAAAGGCAAATTTGATAAAGGCTGGGATGTATACCGCCAGGAAGTATTTGCCAATCAGAAAAAGCTGGGCTACATACCAGCCTACGCCCAATTGCCCGAGCGTAACGAAAGGGTAAAGGCATGGAACAGCCTCCCTGCCGATCAGCAAAAGCTGTATGCCCGCTTTATGGAGGTTTATGCCGGTTATCTTACCTATATCGATCACCAGGTTGGTCGCGTAATTGCGCATTTAAAGCAATCCGGGCAGTTTGATAATACCCTGGTTTTTGTAATGATAGGCGATAACGGCGCCAGTAAAGAGGGCACGTACAGCGGTGTGATCAAACCATCAAACTCGCCTTTAACCAATACCGAAGAGCAGTACATCAAAAATAACGAGGCCGAGTTGGAAAAAATAGGCACGCCCGAGGCCAGTACCAATTACCCTTTGGGATGGGCGCAGGCAGCAAATACGCCATTTAAGCAATGGAAATCAGACGCGGATGCCGAAGGCGGAACCCATAACCCGCTCATTATTTACTATCCTAAATTAATTAAAGAGAAGGGTACCATCCGTACACAATACGGCCACGTGTCGGATATTTTTCCAACTACTATCGAGGCAGCGGGCTTAAAGCTTCCTGAGTACATCAAGGGTATTAAGCAAGATACCTTACAAGGTAAATCGTTGTTCAGTTCGTTCAATAATGCTAAGGCGGCATCCTTGCACACTACCCAATACTATTACATTTTTACTTCGCGCTCTATTTACAAGGATGGCTGGAAGGCCGAAGCGGCACATCGCCCCGATAACCTCGACCTGCTGATTTACCCCGGTTTAAAAACCAGCGGCCCGCCGGATTATGATAAGGATGTATGGAAGCTGTATAACCTGAACGAGGATTTTAACGAGCGCATAGATCTGGCTAAAAAATACCCCGAAAAGCTCAAAGAACTTAAAGCCGCTTTTGAGGCCGAAGCCTGGAAAAACCATATCTATCCCTTTATTGACCGGGATGACGTGAACAATAAACGTATCCATCATTTAGAAAATAATCAAAATTAA
- a CDS encoding SusC/RagA family TonB-linked outer membrane protein, with protein MQNIAQIRNRYILSLARMSFHFYTGIILVFITIGASAQNQPTINSKLVGRVIDANTKDPLPGAVVRIEGTTHAVSTDLEGKFSFVTGQKFPYNLTVSFIGYEQAKVTANGSPIVIALKEIANQLNDVVVVGYGTQKRKDITGAVASVPALALAQPSLSFDRALQGTISGVQFTQASGQPGAGTTVQIRGINSVNAVAEPLYVIDGFPTSNSNSLTDAGVTGGTAINPLASINPGDIESMEVLKDASATAIYGTRGANGVIIISTKKGKAGQSSITYDGSYGVQKITRTLDLLNSDQWAALRTDAFINSGKAAPTTASLFPYGNINTDWQAAAFRQAGVQNHTLSILTGTDRTRIAFSGNYSNQDGILQNTNFNRYGGRLNVEHDYNDKLKISAYVAGGHTTAQVAPNSVVPAILLMTPTTPIYNADGSFFLKNAFEGVYGNPINTLYNQINTTTTNRILSNISGDYKVTKDLTARVLLGIDIIDNKQNRYLPSTVYEGSGYGGLAETGTLYSTNWLNENTLTYVKKFGKHSLNVLAGFTQQSFKAEGAVTGSSGFVSDLNTYNNISSGSVTSITGSGFAVAPSSSSNAWALKSYLGRINYGFNDKYLLTLTIRADGSSKFASGHQWASFPSAAFAWNASSEDFLKNVETISQLKLRLSAGLTGNSDIPPYQSFSQLGSYRYNFGNTTVIGFAPNTLSNQNLTWEKTAQYDFGFDLGLLKDRISLVADVYYKKTTNLLIYLPLPATSGLTIITNTAVTNPQQFENVGSIENKGFELGLNTRNLIGDFKWNTGIVFAINRNKVLSLGGNGVNQFIPDSSLPSILKVGEPIGSFIGYKTNGLIQAGGTALTPAANTSPGGQAYVDVNNDGKITQAGDRVILGNSQPKFTGGITNTFSYKGIDLSVFLQTSYGNKIYNQQRSLLELGTGYTNATTTLLNRWTPTNTNTDVHSAYQDPAATISDRFIEDGSYLRLKNLSIGYTFPKSVLSKSPIQKVRIYVTGVNLATWTHYTGYDPEVSSNGQNAISSGVDNGAYPNSKSVVAGVSVTL; from the coding sequence ATGCAAAATATTGCACAAATAAGGAACAGGTATATCCTGTCCTTAGCGCGGATGAGCTTCCATTTTTATACGGGTATCATCCTGGTTTTTATTACAATAGGGGCATCCGCCCAAAATCAACCCACCATCAACTCCAAATTAGTAGGCCGCGTTATTGATGCCAATACTAAAGATCCTCTGCCAGGTGCCGTTGTACGGATAGAGGGTACCACTCACGCTGTTTCTACCGATCTGGAAGGTAAGTTCAGTTTTGTTACCGGTCAAAAATTCCCATATAACCTCACGGTATCCTTTATAGGCTATGAACAAGCTAAGGTTACCGCTAACGGCAGCCCCATCGTTATCGCGTTAAAAGAGATTGCCAACCAGCTTAATGATGTGGTGGTAGTGGGTTATGGCACGCAAAAACGTAAAGATATTACCGGTGCTGTAGCATCAGTACCTGCGCTGGCATTGGCGCAGCCGTCCCTATCATTCGACAGGGCTTTACAGGGCACCATCTCCGGCGTTCAGTTTACCCAGGCCAGCGGCCAGCCCGGAGCCGGTACCACGGTGCAGATCCGCGGTATTAACTCGGTAAACGCCGTAGCCGAACCGCTATACGTTATTGATGGTTTCCCTACATCCAACAGCAATTCTTTAACAGATGCGGGTGTTACCGGCGGTACAGCCATTAACCCTTTGGCATCCATCAATCCCGGCGATATTGAAAGTATGGAGGTATTGAAGGATGCTTCGGCAACGGCTATCTATGGTACCCGTGGTGCTAATGGTGTTATCATTATTTCAACCAAAAAGGGCAAAGCGGGGCAGTCGTCAATTACCTACGACGGCAGCTATGGTGTACAGAAGATAACCCGGACGCTCGATCTGCTCAACAGCGACCAATGGGCGGCCCTGCGTACCGATGCCTTTATCAATTCGGGTAAGGCGGCACCAACTACGGCATCGCTCTTCCCTTATGGCAATATTAATACCGATTGGCAGGCAGCGGCTTTTCGCCAGGCAGGTGTACAAAACCATACCCTATCGATCTTAACGGGGACGGACCGGACGCGTATTGCCTTTTCGGGAAATTATTCAAACCAGGACGGGATCCTGCAAAATACCAATTTTAACCGCTATGGCGGAAGGCTGAACGTAGAACATGACTATAACGATAAGCTAAAAATATCCGCTTACGTGGCAGGCGGCCATACCACAGCCCAGGTAGCGCCAAACAGTGTGGTGCCTGCCATTTTACTGATGACGCCTACCACGCCGATATACAATGCGGATGGTTCTTTTTTTCTGAAAAACGCGTTCGAAGGGGTATATGGCAACCCCATCAATACGCTGTATAACCAGATCAACACCACAACCACCAACAGGATCCTGTCGAACATATCCGGCGATTACAAGGTAACCAAAGATTTAACGGCCAGGGTATTGCTGGGTATTGATATCATCGATAACAAGCAAAACCGGTATCTGCCGTCAACCGTGTACGAAGGCTCCGGCTACGGAGGTCTGGCAGAAACCGGTACTCTTTACTCTACCAACTGGCTCAATGAAAATACCCTTACCTACGTTAAAAAGTTTGGCAAGCACTCGCTCAACGTGCTGGCTGGCTTTACCCAGCAATCCTTTAAGGCCGAAGGCGCTGTAACCGGTTCTTCTGGTTTTGTAAGCGATTTGAACACTTACAACAACATCAGTTCGGGCAGTGTAACATCCATAACCGGCAGCGGCTTCGCTGTAGCGCCTTCATCGTCGTCCAACGCCTGGGCCTTAAAATCATACCTGGGCCGTATCAATTACGGGTTTAACGATAAGTACCTGTTAACGTTAACCATCCGTGCCGATGGTTCATCAAAGTTTGCCAGCGGGCACCAATGGGCAAGCTTCCCTTCGGCTGCTTTTGCCTGGAACGCTTCGAGCGAAGATTTTTTAAAGAATGTTGAAACCATCAGCCAGTTGAAACTGAGGCTGAGCGCGGGCTTAACCGGTAATAGCGATATCCCGCCTTACCAGTCGTTTTCGCAATTAGGCTCGTACCGTTACAACTTTGGCAATACTACCGTAATAGGTTTTGCGCCAAATACTTTGTCCAACCAAAACCTCACCTGGGAAAAAACCGCTCAATATGATTTTGGTTTCGATTTAGGTTTATTGAAAGACCGCATTAGCCTGGTGGCCGATGTCTATTACAAAAAAACAACCAACCTGCTCATCTACCTGCCGTTACCGGCAACCAGTGGTTTAACCATTATTACCAACACCGCTGTTACCAACCCGCAGCAATTTGAAAACGTGGGTTCGATTGAAAACAAGGGCTTTGAGTTAGGCTTAAATACGCGTAACCTGATTGGCGATTTTAAATGGAACACCGGTATTGTTTTTGCCATTAACCGCAATAAAGTATTGAGTTTGGGCGGTAACGGGGTTAATCAGTTTATTCCCGATTCGTCGTTACCTTCTATTTTAAAGGTGGGCGAGCCTATCGGTTCGTTTATCGGCTACAAAACCAATGGCTTAATACAGGCTGGCGGCACCGCTTTAACACCGGCGGCCAATACATCACCGGGGGGGCAGGCTTATGTTGATGTAAATAACGATGGTAAGATAACACAAGCCGGCGACAGGGTGATATTAGGCAACTCGCAACCCAAATTTACCGGAGGCATCACCAATACATTTAGCTATAAGGGCATCGATCTCAGCGTGTTTTTACAAACCTCGTATGGCAACAAAATTTATAACCAGCAACGGTCCTTACTTGAATTAGGTACCGGTTACACCAACGCCACCACCACCTTGCTAAACCGCTGGACACCCACCAACACCAATACCGATGTACACAGCGCTTACCAGGACCCTGCGGCTACCATATCCGACCGGTTTATTGAGGATGGCTCGTACCTGCGGTTAAAAAACCTGAGTATCGGCTATACTTTCCCCAAGTCTGTCCTCTCCAAATCGCCCATTCAAAAGGTGCGTATCTACGTAACGGGAGTTAACCTGGCCACCTGGACACATTATACCGGTTATGACCCGGAAGTGAGCAGCAACGGGCAGAACGCCATTAGCTCCGGGGTTGATAACGGCGCTTATCCAAACTCCAAATCTGTTGTAGCAGGCGTTTCGGTAACCCTTTAA
- a CDS encoding rhodanese-like domain-containing protein → MVKRNLIALLLLVAITGARAQNIQARYVQKSANKIAVTAQTSKGLLAEIAQGKAYLVDVRTPEEYDKQHLKYAQNINIRSPDFAAQVNKLDKNKRVYLYCHSGNRSGRAADSLQTLGYTRGYNIGAIDSLIKAGFPAQ, encoded by the coding sequence ATGGTAAAGAGAAACTTAATTGCCCTGTTATTGCTGGTAGCAATAACAGGCGCCAGGGCGCAAAACATCCAGGCACGCTACGTACAAAAGAGCGCCAACAAAATTGCGGTAACCGCGCAAACCAGCAAAGGCCTGCTTGCCGAAATAGCGCAGGGTAAAGCTTACCTGGTAGATGTGCGTACACCCGAAGAGTATGATAAACAGCATTTAAAGTATGCCCAGAATATCAATATCCGCTCCCCGGATTTTGCCGCCCAGGTGAACAAGCTGGATAAAAATAAGCGGGTATACCTGTACTGCCACTCCGGTAACCGGAGCGGCAGGGCTGCCGATAGCCTGCAAACCCTGGGTTATACCCGCGGCTATAATATTGGCGCTATAGATAGCTTAATTAAGGCCGGTTTCCCGGCGCAATAA
- a CDS encoding arylsulfatase encodes MKILSNKKWPALLALALTGFQLAYSQTPVPYGGVVGKTLNDSKEWWPEPKKAPAGAPNVLWIILDDVGFGATGTFGGVINTPNFDTLANGGLRYTNFHTAGICAPTRSALLTGRNHHYVHEGGFSHVTMSAGFPGYDGRIPADKGTIAEILRENGYNTFAVGKYGLTPDEDATDAGPFDRWPTGKGFDHFFGFLGSATDQYKPDLVEDNAHVTPDGRHLNEQITDKAIFYLSRQHKVAPDKPFFLYYSPGATHSPHQVAKQWSDLYKGKFDGGWDKFREDVIANEKKLGIIPQNAQLPARNPRIPAWNSLPPQERKLYARFMEVYAGYLTYTDHEVGRLINYLKTSGQLDNILVFVILGDNGASKEGTVHGVINSKKNAPRLTKEDAYLKTNLEDIDDIGTPQASTNYPLGWAQAANTPFKFWKQDANSEGGTRNPLIVYYPKGIKQQGIRTQYGHVIDVLPTTLEYLGIKLPDYIRGIKQDTLQGTSLAYSFDNAKAPSKHTLQHYYIFGSRSIYKDGWKAEAAHHPDNVELGDFKVGQTIPDQSFDDDVWELYNLNEDFNERIDLAKKYPEKLKELKAVFDEQAKKNNLYPFIDWYDVYHLRIHQNYKK; translated from the coding sequence ATGAAAATATTAAGCAACAAAAAATGGCCGGCTTTGCTGGCGCTGGCTTTAACCGGCTTTCAACTGGCATATTCGCAAACGCCCGTGCCTTACGGGGGCGTAGTGGGCAAAACCCTGAACGACTCGAAAGAGTGGTGGCCCGAACCTAAAAAGGCACCCGCCGGTGCGCCTAACGTATTGTGGATTATTCTGGATGATGTGGGCTTTGGCGCAACGGGCACCTTTGGCGGTGTAATCAACACCCCTAATTTTGATACGCTGGCCAACGGCGGCTTGCGCTATACCAATTTCCATACGGCGGGTATTTGCGCGCCAACGCGGTCGGCACTGTTAACCGGGCGCAATCACCATTACGTACACGAGGGCGGCTTTTCGCATGTTACCATGTCGGCCGGTTTCCCGGGATATGATGGCCGCATACCAGCCGATAAAGGTACCATTGCCGAAATTTTGCGCGAAAACGGTTATAACACGTTCGCGGTTGGTAAATACGGTTTAACGCCCGACGAAGATGCTACCGATGCCGGCCCGTTTGACCGCTGGCCGACCGGCAAGGGCTTTGACCACTTTTTTGGCTTTTTAGGCTCGGCTACCGACCAATACAAGCCCGACCTGGTAGAAGATAATGCCCATGTAACGCCCGATGGCCGCCACCTGAACGAGCAGATCACTGATAAGGCTATCTTTTACCTGAGCCGTCAGCATAAGGTAGCGCCCGATAAGCCCTTCTTTTTATATTATTCGCCCGGAGCTACCCATTCGCCGCACCAGGTTGCCAAACAATGGAGCGATTTGTATAAAGGCAAATTTGATGGCGGATGGGACAAGTTTAGGGAAGACGTGATTGCTAACGAAAAAAAACTGGGCATTATACCGCAGAACGCCCAATTGCCCGCGCGTAACCCGCGCATACCCGCCTGGAATAGTTTACCGCCCCAGGAGCGCAAGCTGTATGCCCGCTTTATGGAAGTATACGCCGGTTACTTAACCTATACCGACCACGAAGTTGGCCGCTTAATTAACTATTTAAAAACCAGCGGACAGTTAGATAATATCCTGGTATTTGTTATTCTGGGCGATAACGGCGCCAGTAAAGAGGGAACCGTTCATGGGGTGATCAACTCGAAAAAGAACGCCCCGCGGTTAACCAAAGAAGATGCCTACCTGAAAACCAACTTGGAGGACATTGACGATATAGGCACCCCACAGGCCAGCACCAATTACCCCTTAGGCTGGGCCCAGGCAGCCAACACGCCCTTTAAGTTTTGGAAACAGGATGCCAACTCCGAAGGCGGCACCCGCAACCCTTTAATTGTTTATTATCCTAAAGGCATTAAACAGCAGGGCATCCGTACCCAATACGGCCATGTTATTGATGTTTTGCCAACCACGCTGGAGTATTTAGGTATTAAACTGCCAGATTATATCCGGGGTATTAAACAGGATACTTTACAGGGAACCTCGTTGGCCTATTCGTTTGATAATGCCAAAGCACCTTCAAAACATACCCTGCAGCATTACTACATCTTCGGTTCGCGCTCCATTTATAAAGATGGATGGAAGGCCGAAGCCGCCCACCACCCCGATAACGTTGAGCTGGGCGATTTTAAGGTAGGCCAAACCATACCCGACCAAAGCTTTGACGATGATGTATGGGAATTATACAACCTGAACGAGGATTTTAACGAGCGCATCGATCTGGCTAAGAAATATCCCGAGAAGCTTAAAGAATTAAAAGCCGTGTTTGACGAGCAGGCTAAAAAGAACAACCTGTATCCGTTTATTGATTGGTATGATGTTTACCACTTACGCATCCACCAGAATTATAAAAAATAA
- a CDS encoding thioredoxin domain-containing protein yields MKNVKLIIAGLLAMMWVGTHAQNKNAISLAQFNAALKQAGSNAQILDARGNEEFLQNHIEGAVNADQKAANYQQVLDGLDKTKPTFVYSIANGRSSVLSAQLRTEGFKAVYELPGGLANWIGSGYPIVSTTKKGVSLSLAQYQELTGSADLVLIDFGSKYCGACKRLVPVLDSLKSKPGFAAKVISIEEYDNTALAKQLKINVLPTLVLYRGKKEVWKKSGLSSTAQIEQIVNNNKTKLASAVN; encoded by the coding sequence ATGAAAAACGTAAAATTAATTATCGCCGGGCTGCTCGCCATGATGTGGGTGGGCACGCATGCCCAAAACAAAAATGCCATCAGCCTGGCACAATTTAACGCCGCCCTGAAGCAGGCGGGCAGCAATGCGCAGATACTTGATGCGCGCGGCAACGAAGAGTTTCTGCAAAACCATATTGAGGGCGCCGTTAATGCCGATCAAAAAGCAGCCAACTATCAGCAGGTTCTGGACGGTTTGGATAAAACCAAGCCAACCTTTGTGTACTCCATAGCCAATGGCCGCAGCTCGGTATTATCAGCGCAATTGCGCACCGAAGGCTTCAAAGCCGTTTACGAACTTCCGGGCGGCTTAGCTAACTGGATAGGTTCGGGTTATCCTATTGTTTCAACCACAAAAAAAGGTGTATCGCTTTCATTGGCACAGTACCAGGAGTTAACCGGTTCGGCAGACCTGGTTTTGATTGATTTTGGCTCTAAATACTGCGGGGCATGCAAACGCCTGGTTCCCGTGCTCGATTCGCTGAAAAGCAAGCCCGGTTTTGCCGCCAAAGTGATTAGTATAGAAGAGTATGATAATACGGCTTTGGCCAAGCAGCTTAAAATAAACGTATTGCCAACCCTGGTGCTTTATCGTGGTAAAAAAGAGGTATGGAAAAAATCGGGCCTTTCGTCAACCGCGCAAATTGAGCAGATTGTAAACAATAATAAAACCAAACTGGCAAGTGCAGTTAACTAA
- a CDS encoding IS4 family transposase, whose translation MSSELFEPTVLDGLARKTEAIQRKRKVGGKELLDMALFDGDQSFNGMSMQLMRRDGLDISKQALHQRHHSNMTKFVQAVFEQLIAVELPQEQTQGLEIRIKDSTRFALPEVIAETFPGTKGSGMKAGASVQFEFEIKSGKSDIKVTPANANDQGESHLDKASIQPGVLYMRDLGYTHLSYMNNINKVKAFFINKLCPKTTIYLLKDDQYQKLELSKLQGITGVFDQQVYIGADKMPVRIIIEPVSEELKARRIANTEKYNKKKGSTTSKGFKERAGFNFIVTNLVSEKYSAELIQKLYHLRWQIELVFKAWKSFLKIHTFPKGSSDRITSILYSKLIWAVLSWKICMAIGKIGQISVLKVHRLIASTKEELRAQLLGICSKWLALLEKLNLKHLSKEHRKHRLKIEEIVISI comes from the coding sequence ATGAGTTCGGAACTATTTGAACCAACGGTGTTAGATGGCCTGGCCCGTAAAACAGAGGCTATACAACGCAAACGAAAAGTGGGAGGCAAGGAACTATTGGATATGGCGTTATTTGATGGAGATCAATCGTTTAACGGCATGAGTATGCAGTTAATGCGGAGGGATGGGCTTGATATTTCGAAGCAGGCATTGCATCAAAGACATCACAGCAATATGACAAAGTTTGTACAAGCCGTTTTTGAGCAATTAATAGCAGTTGAGTTACCGCAAGAGCAAACACAGGGCTTGGAGATCCGTATCAAAGATTCTACCCGTTTCGCGTTGCCGGAAGTTATTGCAGAGACATTCCCCGGAACAAAAGGAAGTGGGATGAAAGCGGGAGCATCTGTACAATTTGAATTTGAAATCAAAAGTGGTAAAAGCGATATCAAAGTAACTCCGGCCAACGCAAATGACCAGGGTGAGAGTCATCTGGACAAGGCATCAATTCAGCCGGGGGTATTATATATGAGAGATCTGGGTTACACTCACTTGAGTTATATGAACAATATTAACAAAGTCAAAGCTTTCTTTATTAATAAATTATGTCCGAAAACAACGATTTATCTATTAAAGGACGACCAATACCAAAAGTTAGAGTTGTCGAAACTACAAGGCATAACCGGCGTATTTGATCAACAGGTATATATCGGAGCTGATAAGATGCCGGTAAGGATAATAATAGAACCGGTAAGTGAAGAGCTCAAGGCAAGGCGGATAGCCAATACTGAAAAGTACAATAAAAAGAAAGGCAGTACCACCAGTAAGGGATTCAAAGAGCGGGCAGGGTTTAACTTTATTGTTACCAACCTGGTGAGCGAAAAATATAGCGCTGAATTGATCCAAAAGTTATATCACCTGCGATGGCAGATAGAATTGGTTTTTAAAGCATGGAAGTCGTTTTTAAAGATACACACGTTCCCCAAAGGAAGTTCGGATCGTATAACCAGTATATTATACAGTAAGTTGATCTGGGCAGTTTTGAGTTGGAAAATATGCATGGCTATCGGTAAGATAGGTCAAATTAGTGTTTTAAAGGTGCATCGACTAATCGCTTCTACGAAAGAAGAATTGCGAGCGCAGCTTTTAGGGATATGCTCAAAGTGGTTAGCTCTGTTGGAGAAATTAAACTTAAAGCACCTTTCAAAAGAGCACAGAAAACATAGGTTAAAAATAGAAGAAATTGTAATAAGTATTTGA
- a CDS encoding RagB/SusD family nutrient uptake outer membrane protein, translated as MTKIKYLLLLAVGFGAVSCAKLSETPQSFISASQFYKTQADAIAAVTAVYSLLNAGSNSVQTPYNTLFNTGMNFMGDDEGPGPGATNADVRSQAVLGHSSTGLRVLQIWQQHYAAIKKANIAIDTIPSISFDATLKARLVGESKFLRALYYFNLVRLYGDVPLVLHDQTSINLADLQVSRTPAATVYAQIEKDLTDAFAVLPVSYGSSDVGRATSGAAKALLSKVYLTESKWQSAVTAADAVIATGTYRLLTNYPDVFLPATKNGVEHIFSAQFKSNSQGQGNNQAPRSVLTGIPGIVSSYADQTVFYNVTDASKPDGIDHYFSVYKLYTTGDKRKTETFVTRFLSPSNGLYYGKLNDPKIAGDSVPFFNKYWDPSVVSNLSESGANVPIIRYAEVLLIDAEAENELNGPTAKAYSAINQIRARAGIAALTPGLSQDQFRQAVYLERRLEFVFEYQRWFDLIREKDPSGTGYQHGILEAALLKVGKTNVSKGLFGKFYLFPIPQQEIDNSNGKLTQNPGW; from the coding sequence ATGACTAAAATAAAATACTTGTTATTGCTGGCTGTAGGTTTTGGGGCCGTTTCGTGCGCCAAACTTTCAGAAACACCGCAATCATTTATCTCGGCGAGCCAGTTTTATAAAACACAGGCCGATGCCATTGCCGCAGTAACGGCGGTTTACTCGCTGCTTAACGCGGGTTCAAATAGTGTACAAACGCCCTATAACACGCTGTTTAATACCGGGATGAATTTTATGGGCGATGATGAAGGCCCTGGCCCGGGAGCTACCAATGCCGATGTGCGCTCGCAGGCGGTATTGGGGCATTCGTCTACAGGCCTACGCGTGTTACAGATCTGGCAGCAGCATTACGCGGCTATTAAAAAAGCAAATATCGCTATTGATACCATTCCGTCGATATCATTTGATGCTACGCTTAAAGCGAGGCTGGTTGGCGAATCTAAATTTTTAAGGGCTTTATATTACTTTAACCTGGTGAGGTTATATGGCGATGTGCCTTTGGTGCTGCACGACCAAACCTCAATCAACCTGGCCGACCTGCAAGTTAGCCGTACACCGGCGGCTACCGTTTACGCGCAGATTGAGAAAGACCTTACCGACGCATTCGCTGTTTTACCGGTAAGCTATGGCAGCTCCGATGTAGGCAGGGCAACATCCGGCGCGGCCAAAGCATTGCTTTCCAAAGTATATTTAACCGAGAGTAAGTGGCAAAGCGCCGTTACCGCCGCCGATGCCGTAATTGCAACCGGTACTTACAGGTTGCTTACCAATTACCCTGATGTGTTTTTGCCAGCCACAAAAAACGGTGTAGAGCATATCTTTTCGGCTCAGTTTAAATCAAACTCACAGGGGCAGGGCAATAACCAGGCGCCGCGCTCGGTTTTAACGGGTATACCCGGAATAGTATCTTCTTATGCCGATCAAACTGTATTTTACAACGTTACGGACGCTTCAAAACCCGATGGCATCGATCATTATTTCAGCGTGTATAAGCTTTATACTACAGGTGATAAAAGAAAAACGGAAACCTTTGTAACCCGGTTTTTAAGCCCATCAAACGGGCTGTATTACGGTAAGCTGAACGACCCTAAAATAGCGGGCGACTCGGTACCTTTCTTCAATAAATACTGGGACCCCAGTGTAGTTAGCAACCTGAGCGAATCGGGCGCCAATGTGCCCATCATTCGCTACGCCGAAGTATTGCTGATAGATGCCGAAGCCGAAAACGAGCTGAACGGGCCTACCGCTAAAGCATACAGCGCCATTAACCAGATCAGGGCGCGTGCGGGTATTGCCGCATTAACACCCGGTTTATCTCAAGATCAGTTCAGGCAGGCGGTATACCTGGAGCGCCGGTTAGAATTTGTGTTTGAATACCAGCGCTGGTTCGACCTCATCCGCGAAAAAGATCCCTCCGGTACAGGTTATCAGCATGGCATACTTGAGGCGGCTTTATTAAAGGTGGGCAAAACCAATGTCAGCAAAGGCCTATTTGGTAAATTTTACCTGTTCCCCATCCCGCAGCAGGAAATTGATAACAGTAACGGTAAACTCACTCAAAACCCCGGTTGGTAA